GTTGGGAGTATTGATAATAGAAAATTTTTAAGCTATAATATTGTAACTAGTGAAACTTTTTGAAAAAGCAGTGTATAACAGACATTAAAGGAGAATACAAATGAGAAATAAAACAAAGATTAGAAACTCTAAGATTCTTTGGGGAGAATTTGATAAGAAAATGAAAAAGTTTCGTCTGATTGAATCAGGTGTTATCCTTTTTCTAATTGTTTGTGCGGCTGGTCTTATGTTTTTGCTGAGTAGGAATTTTCATAAACAAGTACAAACCACAAAGCCTATTATTGCTCTCGTTAATGAAGATCAGCCCCAAACGTTTAATGGAATAAATTATAACTTTGGTGAAACCTTCGTGAATCTTGTTTCCAATGACAATAAGTATAATTGGCAAGTCTTGTCACGTTCGGTTGCAAACAAAGCCTACGCTGATGGTTCTGTTGAAGCTGTCATTTATCTTCCACAAAATTTCACGCATAATATTTTGACACTTCAGGCGTTGAATCCTCAAAAAGCAGAGCTGGATTATAAAGTTCTTGCCTCTAAGTCACAGATAAACAGTAAACTCTTGCAAGATAAAATCGTGAATGTGCTTTATGATTTCAATACTTCCATTGTTAAGATGTATTATGCTTCTGTGGCAGGAAATGTCGCAAATGCACAAACGAAAATGGGGAATGTTGTAAAGAGCCAAGGAACACTTCTATCATCACTTAATGATAATGTGTATGGACCTGTTCAAACAACCAATGAGTCTTATAGTTCGGTTGTTTCCATTGCTAATGGCTTGAAATCTGAAAATGACAGTTGGATTCAAGCACAAAACAGCTTTACCAACTCAGTCGTTAATATGTTGAACGGAAGTAGTTCTTCATTCAACGGAATGTTACCAAGCCTTACTAATTATTTTGATACGCAAAAAAAGATTGTGGATACCAACCTTTTAAATGGAAATCAAGCCATTACCAATCAATCAAACTCAGATAGGAGCTACTATTATGATCAGTACACGGCAGCCTATAACAAAGCTGTGGAAGCCATGCAGCAGTTTCATAATACAGATGCTTCTGGTAATGAAACAGGTGTCTATGCAAACTTGAAAAATCAAATTTCAAGTTATAATACTTTGATTAGTGGGGTACATGATGACATTGGCACACAGATTGATAGCTTGAAAAGCAAACAAACAACACTATTAAACCTTGAAAAAGACCTGTATTCACAATTCTTTGGACAAGATATTAACCCAACACCAGATAACACTAATTTTACTAGTCTTGAAACAGCAGATAATGCGAGAAGCACAATGACTAAAATGCTTGAGACTTACTTTGATAAAAGGGACAATATCTCGGGAACGGCTTATCCTAAAACTATAAGCAATCTGTTAAATAATTTGTCCGTAAATATGAAGGACTATGATACTCTCTTAGCTACACTAGTGAGGAATAGTTCTTTGACGCAACAACAAAAGGATAACTACGAAGCTAAGCTTAATGTTCTTAAAAATTATGCAACAGCCTTTGGAATTAAAACAGCTACTACAGATTTCAGTGCTGCTCCAACAGTAAATAATGGAGATCAAAATTTTACAAAGAAAATTACGATTACAGTACCCAAAGCTGCTGAATATACGTTAAGACTCCAGGCTTCAAATGGACTTTCTAACTCGGCGATTTCTATCGTTGGGCAACCTACTGGGAAAGGTGCAGTAGTTAACCCAGATAATTCTGTGACTTTGGATAATCGAACTACAAGTACCACCGATAGTAATGGCAATGTTGCAGCTTCTCCTACTACTAGTCCCATGACTTACGTTGTTACGTATAAAGTGGATCTAGGTCAAGCAGCAAGTGGAACGGTAACAGCAAGCGTTGATAATGGTTCAGGTGGAACAGATTCATCTGTTGAGAATTTTGGGCTTATTCCTGGAAATACTATTTCTGAATATGCAGGAGGCAGTCAGTTTGGTTATATCTCAACCTTACTTAATAACATTGATACTGCAAGTAGTATGATTACTTTCCTCTATGGAGCACCAGGGGCGACTTATTCTGATATGGAAAACTGTACTAAGGTTTCTGATTTTCAAGAAGCAAGTCAAAAATCTATTTTCAAGATGTATGGGAATATAGACGTTACGCAAATTTCTAATCGATTGAGCAAAGATGATGTGAATCAGTTCATGAGTTACGGAAAAACAAACATAAAAAATGTTGTGGATACCATAACAACTTTGAATTCAAGTATCGCAAGGCTCCAAGCTAACCAAGCAACCTTGAGCAATAATTTGCCAAGTGATTACTTTAGTCAAGTGTCAAGTAATTTGCAGGCTTGGTACGATCAAACCATGGATACACTGAACGCAGAATACAAAGCGTGGACAACAAATAATACAACATTACTTCAAGAAAAACCTTGGGAGGAATATAATCAGAACGATATTGCACTTTGGTATGATAAGGCAGGTGGTGATTCACTTTATAGCACTATTTCTAGCATGGTGACTTCAACAGCTAAACAAGCTAATGAGACAGCATCAAGTGCGCAAATAATCAAGAGTAATGCGTCCGAGTTCGATGAAATGGTGAATACGGTCACCAAGACACAGGATGATGCAAAGAAAGTCATTGATAATACGAATAATTTGTTAAGTACAGGTAACGGTGACTTTAAAAATAGCCAAGATTACTATAAAAACTTTGCAACCATTTTAGCTAACACTCGTACAGATGGTGTAAATGCAAATAATATCTTTAATTTCTTTGCTAAGCCATTGTCCACAAAGGATATTACACCAAAAGTAAGAAGTGTTGCTCAGAGCTTTGATTGGCGATGGGTTATTATCTTCGTAATAGGAATTCTTATTGGCGTTTTGGGTAAAACTTGGATAAGGCGTAAGCCAAAGGTTGAAGAAAAATAATAAGAGGATGGGAAAATGACTCCCATCCTCTTATTTTGCAACCAGTATTCATGATATTTCACCAATATAATATTATTTAAAACTTAGTTATATTTCTAGGTTTTATTTTTAATACATTGAATAAAAATACATAATAAGAATTGAATTATAAGTTTTATATAGTAAGTATGTGGTATATTAAAGATAATTAAAAATTACTAAACGTGGGGGAATAAAATGAACCAGAGTAAAATCAAATTGGTTTGTATTAGTATTGTTATATTATTGATTATAATTACTGGAGTATATGCATATAAATACAATCAATATAAAATCGGTTTTAACAAAGCTATGAGTCAATTAGAAAACGAGAAATATGATAATTCAATAAATTTATTAGGGGATATTATCAATACTTATTTTGGAAAAAGCAATTCAGGTGAAATAAAAAAGGAGATTGAAAAAGCTAAAAAATTCAAGGCAAATAAGAAAGTTTATGATGAAGCGTTAAAATTATTTAATAATAAAAAATATTTGGAGGCTATTGATAGCTTTAAGAAAATTCCTAAGTATGATAAAAAAAGATATGAATTGGCGCAAAAGAAAATTAACAAATGTAAAAGTTCATACGTATCATTAAATATTGAAAATGCAAAGTATGAGGCTAAGTGTTATGATTATGATTCGGCTCTAAATTCTATAGCTTTAGTGTTGACGTTGGACGCTGCTAACAGGGATGCTAGTATTCTTAAAGATGAATATATAAAGAAAAAGAAATTAGGTTTTGACTATGTTATTAAAGATGATTCTATAAAAATAATTAAATGCTTAAATTATGGAACGGATATAACAATACCCGAGGAGATTGAGGGTAAAAGCGTTAATAATATTGGTGAAGAATCTTTTTTTCAACATAAAGATATGATATCTGTGACTGTTCCACAAAGTATAACATCTATAGAAG
The Clostridium felsineum DSM 794 DNA segment above includes these coding regions:
- the esaA gene encoding type VII secretion protein EsaA gives rise to the protein MRNKTKIRNSKILWGEFDKKMKKFRLIESGVILFLIVCAAGLMFLLSRNFHKQVQTTKPIIALVNEDQPQTFNGINYNFGETFVNLVSNDNKYNWQVLSRSVANKAYADGSVEAVIYLPQNFTHNILTLQALNPQKAELDYKVLASKSQINSKLLQDKIVNVLYDFNTSIVKMYYASVAGNVANAQTKMGNVVKSQGTLLSSLNDNVYGPVQTTNESYSSVVSIANGLKSENDSWIQAQNSFTNSVVNMLNGSSSSFNGMLPSLTNYFDTQKKIVDTNLLNGNQAITNQSNSDRSYYYDQYTAAYNKAVEAMQQFHNTDASGNETGVYANLKNQISSYNTLISGVHDDIGTQIDSLKSKQTTLLNLEKDLYSQFFGQDINPTPDNTNFTSLETADNARSTMTKMLETYFDKRDNISGTAYPKTISNLLNNLSVNMKDYDTLLATLVRNSSLTQQQKDNYEAKLNVLKNYATAFGIKTATTDFSAAPTVNNGDQNFTKKITITVPKAAEYTLRLQASNGLSNSAISIVGQPTGKGAVVNPDNSVTLDNRTTSTTDSNGNVAASPTTSPMTYVVTYKVDLGQAASGTVTASVDNGSGGTDSSVENFGLIPGNTISEYAGGSQFGYISTLLNNIDTASSMITFLYGAPGATYSDMENCTKVSDFQEASQKSIFKMYGNIDVTQISNRLSKDDVNQFMSYGKTNIKNVVDTITTLNSSIARLQANQATLSNNLPSDYFSQVSSNLQAWYDQTMDTLNAEYKAWTTNNTTLLQEKPWEEYNQNDIALWYDKAGGDSLYSTISSMVTSTAKQANETASSAQIIKSNASEFDEMVNTVTKTQDDAKKVIDNTNNLLSTGNGDFKNSQDYYKNFATILANTRTDGVNANNIFNFFAKPLSTKDITPKVRSVAQSFDWRWVIIFVIGILIGVLGKTWIRRKPKVEEK
- a CDS encoding leucine-rich repeat domain-containing protein; its protein translation is MNQSKIKLVCISIVILLIIITGVYAYKYNQYKIGFNKAMSQLENEKYDNSINLLGDIINTYFGKSNSGEIKKEIEKAKKFKANKKVYDEALKLFNNKKYLEAIDSFKKIPKYDKKRYELAQKKINKCKSSYVSLNIENAKYEAKCYDYDSALNSIALVLTLDAANRDASILKDEYIKKKKLGFDYVIKDDSIKIIKCLNYGTDITIPEEIEGKSVNNIGEESFFQHKDMISVTVPQSITSIEGSAFYRCYALEKITIPKNVKQMGNNPFFRCSSLTHISVALDNKNFSELDGVLYNNDKSVLLAYPEGKTNESFTVPSSVIKIDGPAFGYHCEKLKTIIIPSNVIDFPDYNMFVYPDQITLKVKSGSAAEQYAKTNNLKFENY